A genomic region of Thermococcus sp. contains the following coding sequences:
- a CDS encoding YkgJ family cysteine cluster protein, which translates to MRFKPKPFTEPVPFKCLYCLDCCRGRHIYLTRKDIERIARKGYDPQDFVTFSVEGNQIRFVLSVREWDLGCVFHDPETGKCKIHDVNPIICRIYPFMVSRKPLGVEGEKPFHYRGQTLWLYYDENCPGINAEEPETTISPKEIVELGLEFEREFERTDMDGFAELIEEFEGDSDG; encoded by the coding sequence ATGCGCTTCAAACCCAAACCATTCACCGAGCCCGTGCCGTTCAAATGCCTGTACTGCCTCGACTGCTGCCGCGGGAGGCACATCTACTTAACACGAAAGGACATAGAGAGAATCGCACGGAAAGGCTATGATCCCCAGGACTTCGTTACGTTTTCCGTTGAGGGCAACCAGATCCGCTTCGTGCTCTCGGTGAGGGAGTGGGACCTCGGTTGCGTCTTCCACGACCCTGAAACTGGCAAATGCAAAATCCACGATGTCAATCCAATTATCTGCAGGATTTATCCTTTCATGGTCTCGAGGAAGCCCCTCGGCGTTGAAGGCGAGAAGCCTTTCCACTACAGGGGGCAGACACTGTGGCTCTACTACGACGAGAACTGTCCCGGGATAAACGCGGAGGAGCCGGAAACCACGATAAGCCCTAAGGAGATAGTGGAGCTTGGCCTAGAATTTGAAAGGGAGTTTGAGAGAACCGACATGGACGGCTTTGCAGAGCTGATAGAGGAGTTTGAAGGGGATAGCGATGGCTGA
- the speD gene encoding adenosylmethionine decarboxylase gives METIGFHYVVEAAGCDPNILADAKTLREIFLEAAKIGKMEVKMTHFFKFSPTGVSGMVVVAESHLSIHTWPENGYAAIDVYTCGTKADPEGALDYLLEQIGAKYSHVSEIKRGIYEDDDTYTHMIMTWEEALRRNGKN, from the coding sequence ATAGAGACGATAGGATTCCACTACGTTGTTGAGGCTGCGGGCTGCGACCCCAATATCCTCGCTGATGCTAAAACGCTCAGGGAGATATTCCTCGAGGCGGCAAAGATCGGAAAGATGGAAGTTAAGATGACCCATTTCTTCAAGTTCTCACCAACTGGCGTTAGTGGTATGGTGGTCGTCGCCGAGAGCCACCTTTCAATACACACCTGGCCGGAGAACGGCTACGCGGCGATAGACGTCTACACCTGCGGTACGAAAGCAGACCCTGAGGGTGCGCTTGACTACCTCTTAGAACAGATAGGGGCTAAATACTCCCACGTTTCAGAGATAAAGCGTGGTATATACGAGGACGACGACACCTATACCCACATGATAATGACATGGGAAGAGGCACTCAGAAGAAATGGAAAGAACTAG
- a CDS encoding protein translocase subunit SecF, whose amino-acid sequence MSKPKKKSKLPVAKSVKAKEREKLRFLSRMDYKKMITYPLIVFVVALLLLAVHFPTLGIDLRGGVVVTAYGVHANPDQLTKELSRDLGIEINVESFKSIETSGVRIYAPIGTSPGKIINLMKEKYPNAKYTHSEVQPTFGKIAQKQGIKAIVLAFLGMAAVVFLFFRDPIPSMTIIFSALSDMTVAVALMGVFRIELTTATIAALLMLIGYTVDSNILLTTKLLRRKEDTIEDAYLSAVSTGFTMSTTTLGALFVLWLISTSQTIDNIAIVLIFGLLTDFMNTWVLNAGVLKWYLSRKPRGGRA is encoded by the coding sequence ATGTCAAAGCCCAAGAAGAAATCAAAGCTCCCTGTTGCCAAATCTGTCAAGGCAAAGGAGCGAGAGAAACTCCGTTTTCTTTCAAGGATGGACTACAAAAAGATGATAACCTATCCCCTGATAGTGTTTGTAGTGGCGCTGCTTCTCCTCGCGGTTCACTTTCCAACGCTGGGAATAGATCTGCGTGGTGGGGTTGTCGTCACCGCCTACGGTGTCCACGCCAATCCAGACCAGCTTACAAAGGAGCTTAGCAGGGACCTCGGCATTGAGATTAATGTTGAGAGCTTCAAAAGCATTGAAACGAGTGGCGTGAGGATATACGCTCCAATCGGAACCAGCCCGGGGAAGATAATTAACCTAATGAAAGAGAAGTATCCCAACGCAAAGTACACACACAGCGAGGTTCAGCCGACCTTTGGAAAAATAGCCCAGAAACAGGGAATAAAGGCAATAGTCCTTGCATTTCTCGGAATGGCCGCGGTAGTATTCCTGTTTTTCAGGGATCCGATTCCATCGATGACCATCATCTTCTCGGCCCTCTCCGACATGACCGTTGCCGTGGCCCTCATGGGGGTATTCAGGATAGAACTTACAACCGCAACGATAGCGGCGCTGCTGATGCTCATAGGTTACACGGTCGACAGCAACATCCTCCTGACAACAAAGCTCCTCAGGAGGAAAGAAGACACGATTGAGGACGCCTACCTCTCGGCGGTCTCGACGGGATTCACCATGAGCACCACAACCCTTGGAGCGCTCTTCGTCCTCTGGCTCATCTCCACCAGTCAGACCATCGACAACATAGCGATAGTCCTCATCTTCGGTCTCCTGACTGACTTCATGAACACGTGGGTTCTCAACGCCGGTGTTCTAAAGTGGTACCTCTCAAGAAAGCCCCGGGGGGGTAGGGCATGA
- a CDS encoding preprotein translocase subunit SecD, translating into MNRRTKKLLTNWRIILLILFLTGSIATLALKPLTYGIDIAGGVALVAQTEHPVNSDTMQIVVTSLQKRLNTLGLRDITVEAQGNQIVLIKVANVTEEEANQIKEVIEKQGVFYMEFNGVIFGTGKDVEYVGIYQIKPDNTWAVPFRISKAAAEKFAELVRGKPGWPVDMFLDPPVNSLLVVSSKVYHLMNSTEFNAQAPNAPTLLDRIEKAFNISAVIYSNQSAGEIAKLAQGKQKVVLIDVPQSLQKELESLNITATYIQRGPGESDYSLIVKALGLYGPYAVGKGLTVGNPQQDVQISGSASNRVAAEQDANTIYTVLKSGSLPVKLNVVGMQYISPSLGENFKNQAFYAGIGALLTVLAIIYLHYRRWKIAIPVASTSLFEVTIILGFAALIKWNLDLPSIAGIIAAIGTGVDQQVVITDELLSGDRSTRIARRSSILKRMGRAFFVIFASAATTITAMSFLLVYFVGTLKGFAFTTILGVLIGILVTRPAYAEIAKYLIGED; encoded by the coding sequence ATGAACAGAAGAACGAAAAAGCTCCTCACAAACTGGAGGATTATACTCCTCATACTGTTCCTCACAGGCTCGATAGCCACCCTTGCGCTCAAACCACTCACATACGGTATAGACATAGCCGGTGGTGTGGCCCTCGTCGCCCAGACCGAACACCCGGTCAACAGTGATACAATGCAGATAGTCGTCACCTCGCTCCAGAAGAGGCTTAACACCCTCGGGCTGAGGGACATAACCGTCGAGGCTCAAGGAAACCAGATAGTCCTCATCAAGGTCGCCAACGTAACAGAAGAAGAGGCCAATCAGATAAAGGAGGTCATAGAGAAACAGGGTGTCTTCTACATGGAGTTCAATGGAGTCATCTTTGGAACTGGTAAAGACGTTGAGTACGTTGGAATCTACCAGATAAAGCCCGACAATACCTGGGCGGTTCCATTCAGGATTTCAAAAGCCGCCGCCGAAAAGTTCGCTGAGCTTGTCAGAGGAAAGCCAGGATGGCCCGTTGACATGTTCCTTGACCCGCCGGTTAACTCCCTCCTCGTGGTCTCAAGCAAGGTTTATCACCTCATGAACAGCACGGAGTTCAACGCCCAGGCACCAAACGCACCCACGCTCCTCGATAGGATTGAGAAAGCATTCAACATAAGCGCCGTTATCTACTCAAATCAGAGTGCTGGGGAGATAGCCAAGCTCGCCCAAGGCAAGCAGAAAGTTGTTCTGATAGACGTTCCTCAAAGTCTTCAGAAGGAGCTTGAATCCCTCAACATCACCGCCACCTACATCCAGAGGGGACCCGGTGAGAGCGACTACTCCCTCATAGTCAAGGCACTCGGCCTCTACGGACCCTACGCCGTTGGCAAGGGACTTACAGTTGGAAACCCCCAGCAGGACGTTCAGATAAGCGGAAGCGCCTCCAACAGGGTGGCCGCGGAGCAGGATGCAAACACAATCTACACCGTTCTCAAGAGCGGTTCGCTTCCGGTGAAGCTCAACGTCGTTGGAATGCAGTATATCTCCCCAAGCCTTGGAGAAAACTTTAAGAACCAAGCGTTCTACGCCGGAATCGGTGCACTCCTGACGGTTTTAGCGATAATATACCTCCACTACAGGAGGTGGAAGATAGCCATACCCGTCGCCAGCACGAGCCTCTTCGAGGTCACTATCATCCTTGGGTTCGCGGCCCTCATAAAGTGGAACCTCGATCTACCAAGCATCGCCGGTATCATAGCGGCAATAGGCACTGGAGTTGACCAGCAGGTTGTCATAACTGACGAACTACTCAGCGGCGACAGGAGCACTAGGATAGCTAGGCGCTCAAGCATCTTGAAGAGGATGGGAAGGGCATTCTTTGTCATATTCGCGTCGGCAGCGACCACTATAACCGCTATGAGCTTCCTACTGGTGTACTTCGTCGGAACGCTCAAGGGATTCGCATTCACGA